A genomic window from Trueperella bialowiezensis includes:
- a CDS encoding DegT/DnrJ/EryC1/StrS family aminotransferase — translation MVEMIPAAKPIVGDEERKAVDAVLASGMLAQGAEVASFEEEFSKQLTPGAQVVAVNSGTSALHIGLLASGIGAGDEVIVPSFTFAATGNSVALTGATPVFADIEPDYFCLDPDSVRASITDKTKAIMPVHLYGHPANMAELRKIADEHDLMIFEDAAQAHGSSLDGQMVGTFGTFAAFSLYPTKNMTSGEGGMISTPDAEVARRSRLLRNQGMEVQYQNELVGLNNRMTNIHAAIGRVQLTKLADWTATRQANAKFLNENLTGVVTPPVADGAVHVYHQYTIRVSDDRDGFANALREEYKVGCGVYYPIPNHRLPSLAPYAPGLDLPETERAAQEVISLPVHPSLSQEDLDRIVEAVNAVAKAGA, via the coding sequence ATGGTTGAGATGATCCCGGCTGCTAAGCCAATTGTGGGCGACGAGGAACGCAAGGCGGTTGACGCCGTCCTAGCCTCGGGCATGCTCGCCCAAGGCGCTGAAGTTGCCTCATTCGAGGAAGAGTTTTCCAAGCAGCTCACCCCGGGCGCACAGGTTGTTGCGGTTAACTCCGGAACGTCCGCGCTGCACATCGGTCTGCTGGCCTCCGGCATTGGTGCCGGCGACGAGGTGATCGTGCCGTCGTTCACCTTCGCGGCAACCGGTAATTCGGTGGCGCTGACTGGTGCAACCCCGGTGTTTGCAGACATTGAGCCCGACTACTTCTGCCTTGACCCGGATTCGGTGCGTGCGTCGATCACGGATAAGACAAAGGCGATCATGCCCGTTCACCTGTACGGCCACCCAGCTAACATGGCTGAGCTGCGCAAGATTGCCGACGAGCACGATCTGATGATCTTCGAAGATGCCGCCCAGGCACACGGCTCGTCCCTGGACGGCCAGATGGTCGGTACGTTTGGCACGTTTGCTGCGTTCTCGTTGTACCCGACGAAGAACATGACCTCCGGTGAGGGCGGCATGATCTCCACCCCGGATGCCGAGGTTGCACGCCGCTCGCGTCTGCTGCGTAACCAGGGCATGGAGGTTCAGTACCAGAACGAGCTCGTGGGCCTGAACAACCGGATGACGAACATTCACGCTGCGATTGGCCGCGTGCAATTGACCAAGCTTGCTGACTGGACGGCCACCCGCCAGGCGAACGCCAAGTTCTTGAATGAGAACCTCACCGGCGTTGTGACCCCGCCCGTCGCTGATGGTGCGGTACACGTGTACCACCAGTACACGATCCGCGTGAGCGATGACCGCGATGGTTTCGCGAACGCGCTGCGCGAAGAGTACAAGGTGGGCTGCGGAGTTTACTATCCAATCCCGAACCACCGCCTGCCGTCGCTGGCTCCGTACGCGCCGGGTCTGGACCTGCCGGAAACCGAACGTGCCGCGCAAGAAGTTATTTCTCTGCCGGTTCACCCCTCGCTTAGCCAGGAGGATTTGGATCGGATTGTGGAAGCTGTCAACGCGGTTGCGAAGGCAGGTGCGTAA
- a CDS encoding acyltransferase, whose amino-acid sequence MTTGPRIAPSADVSQQAQIGEGSSVWHLAQVREDAVLGHNCVVGRGAYIGTGVEVGDNCKIQNYALVYEPAKLADGVFIGPAVVLTNDHYPRAINPDGTLKSASDWEQVGVTIETGAAIGARSVCVAPVTIGAWALVAAGAVVTKDVPAHALVAGVPAKQIGWVGHAGVKLEEQENGTLRCPQTGDVYEKFDNTIRKVAK is encoded by the coding sequence ATGACAACTGGTCCACGGATCGCCCCATCAGCAGACGTATCGCAACAGGCTCAGATCGGGGAAGGCTCCAGTGTGTGGCACCTCGCTCAAGTCCGCGAAGATGCGGTGCTTGGTCACAACTGCGTGGTCGGGCGCGGAGCCTATATCGGCACCGGCGTTGAGGTTGGTGATAACTGCAAGATCCAAAACTATGCACTGGTCTATGAGCCGGCGAAGTTAGCGGACGGCGTGTTCATCGGCCCGGCCGTGGTGCTCACCAACGATCACTATCCGCGTGCGATTAACCCGGATGGCACGCTGAAGTCGGCTTCCGACTGGGAGCAAGTGGGGGTCACGATTGAGACGGGCGCGGCGATTGGTGCGCGCTCGGTGTGCGTGGCTCCCGTGACGATTGGGGCGTGGGCTCTGGTTGCTGCTGGTGCTGTGGTTACTAAGGATGTGCCGGCTCACGCACTCGTTGCAGGCGTGCCAGCCAAGCAGATTGGCTGGGTTGGCCATGCCGGCGTCAAACTCGAAGAACAAGAAAACGGAACGCTGCGTTGCCCTCAAACAGGCGATGTGTATGAAAAATTCGACAACACAATTCGAAAGGTTGCTAAGTAA
- a CDS encoding glycosyltransferase family 2 protein — MQAGAFHNLSRVSWLVVPLYNEATVISDVITNAKRTFPNIVCVNDGSHDDGAELARSAGAIVVDHPINLGQGAALQTGITWALTYTDAKYLVTFDADGQHRTTDAMRMIERAEAEDLSFVLGSRFLGESHQAGWLKKLVLSTAAKVTRLRTGMNLTDAHNGLRVLRRDAAARLDLTMHRMAHASQIINQLASMNLRWAEESVTIDYTDYSRSKGQSLLNGVNIMTDMIFAPSESR; from the coding sequence ATGCAAGCCGGTGCTTTTCACAACCTTTCGCGGGTGAGTTGGCTCGTCGTGCCACTCTATAACGAAGCCACGGTGATCTCTGACGTGATCACGAATGCGAAAAGAACTTTCCCCAATATCGTGTGCGTGAATGACGGTTCGCACGACGACGGGGCTGAGCTTGCGCGATCTGCCGGCGCGATCGTCGTCGACCATCCCATTAACCTTGGCCAAGGTGCCGCCCTACAGACGGGAATTACCTGGGCACTCACGTACACGGATGCCAAATACCTCGTCACGTTCGACGCCGATGGGCAGCATCGCACGACCGACGCGATGCGAATGATTGAACGCGCCGAAGCAGAAGACCTGTCTTTCGTCCTCGGCTCCCGTTTCCTTGGTGAATCCCACCAAGCTGGCTGGTTGAAGAAGCTCGTGCTGTCCACCGCCGCGAAAGTTACCCGGCTACGCACCGGCATGAACCTCACCGACGCTCACAACGGCCTGCGCGTACTACGGCGCGACGCCGCAGCACGGCTCGATCTCACCATGCACCGCATGGCCCACGCCTCCCAAATCATCAACCAGCTCGCCTCCATGAACCTGCGCTGGGCTGAAGAATCTGTGACCATTGATTACACTGACTATTCCCGATCTAAAGGGCAAAGCCTGTTGAACGGGGTCAACATTATGACCGACATGATATTCGCACCGAGCGAGAGCCGATAA
- a CDS encoding DUF2304 domain-containing protein — protein MLIKIILLTVILIVAGILIRGTQNTKNVALRRVLLVLFVILAAVSIFFPELTTKVAHAVGVGRGTDLLLYLLIIAFLSYAVVSYRRMVILENRLVELSRELAIARTHPDTITRADTFVPTADPSQAVLHGEEATPTEKEEEE, from the coding sequence ATGCTGATCAAGATTATCCTTCTCACTGTCATCCTCATCGTCGCAGGGATTCTCATTCGAGGTACGCAAAACACGAAAAACGTGGCCTTGCGTCGCGTGCTACTCGTGCTGTTCGTCATCCTGGCTGCCGTCTCGATCTTCTTCCCCGAACTCACCACGAAAGTCGCCCACGCCGTGGGAGTCGGCCGCGGCACCGACCTGCTGCTCTACCTGCTTATCATCGCGTTCCTGTCCTACGCCGTCGTCTCCTACCGGCGTATGGTTATTCTCGAAAACCGGCTCGTCGAGCTTTCCCGGGAGCTTGCGATTGCTCGCACGCATCCGGACACGATCACTCGAGCGGACACTTTCGTACCAACTGCTGACCCCTCGCAAGCAGTACTCCACGGCGAGGAAGCAACCCCAACAGAAAAGGAAGAGGAAGAATGA
- the rfbB gene encoding dTDP-glucose 4,6-dehydratase, which translates to MKILVTGGAGFIGANFVNYTASEVADAEVTVVDKLTYAGNKDSIEELGSKVTLVEGDIADRDVIDPLVEQADVVVHFAAESHNDNSLRDPWPFIQSNIIGTYQILEALRRHGGRLHHISTDEVYGDLELGSPRKFLPGDPYVPSSPYSASKASSDHLVRAWVRSFGIEATISNCSNNYGPYQHVEKFIPRTITNMIDGVKPRVYGTGEQVRDWIHVHDHNTAVWDIINKGRIGETYLIGADGEKTNLEVTQLILEEFGYDKDDFDHVADRPGHDQRYAIDNTMLVEELGWQPQYTSFRDGLRATIAWYRDNEAWWRPQKEEVEAKYRQAGQ; encoded by the coding sequence ATGAAAATTCTCGTCACCGGCGGAGCCGGTTTCATTGGCGCCAACTTCGTCAACTACACCGCATCTGAGGTTGCCGACGCCGAGGTTACTGTCGTCGACAAGCTCACCTACGCCGGTAATAAGGATTCCATTGAGGAACTCGGCTCGAAGGTCACGCTCGTCGAGGGTGATATCGCTGATCGCGATGTCATCGATCCGCTGGTGGAGCAGGCCGACGTCGTCGTTCACTTTGCCGCCGAGTCACACAACGATAACTCGTTGCGTGACCCGTGGCCGTTCATCCAGTCAAACATTATCGGCACCTATCAGATCCTCGAAGCGTTGCGCCGTCACGGTGGGCGCCTCCACCACATCTCGACCGACGAGGTCTACGGCGATCTCGAGCTCGGCTCCCCGCGCAAGTTCCTACCGGGCGATCCCTACGTGCCGTCTTCGCCGTATTCGGCATCCAAGGCCTCCTCCGATCACCTTGTGCGGGCGTGGGTGCGCTCGTTCGGGATCGAAGCAACCATCTCGAATTGCTCAAACAACTACGGGCCCTACCAGCACGTGGAAAAGTTCATCCCGCGCACGATCACGAACATGATCGACGGGGTCAAACCCCGCGTCTACGGCACGGGCGAGCAGGTACGCGACTGGATTCACGTCCACGACCACAACACGGCCGTGTGGGACATCATCAACAAGGGCCGCATCGGCGAAACCTACCTCATCGGCGCCGACGGCGAAAAGACCAACCTTGAAGTCACGCAGCTGATTCTCGAAGAGTTCGGCTACGACAAGGACGACTTCGACCACGTTGCTGACCGCCCCGGCCACGACCAGCGCTACGCCATCGACAACACGATGCTTGTGGAAGAACTTGGCTGGCAGCCCCAATACACGTCTTTCCGTGACGGCCTGCGTGCCACGATCGCGTGGTACCGCGACAACGAAGCTTGGTGGCGTCCGCAGAAGGAAGAGGTGGAGGCGAAGTACCGGCAGGCAGGTCAGTGA
- a CDS encoding glycosyltransferase family 2 protein, which produces MTSVVAVVVTYGPDERTAQLLRALAPQVARIVVVDNGSPPAALAQIKAAIDDVGAQLVELGENTGIANAQNVGIVRARELGATHVLLSDQDSLPAPDMVERLLDTLQYYGQTENGAAEPIGAVGPYIAEAKPGGDELVYVDRRWGPRRASAAELSEPHVDAAFLLASGCLIPVDVLADVGPMNANYFIDHVDLEWCLRARTKGYRLVVDTRARIDHSLGDQTVQLPGRAQPVHVHGPVRCYYLARNTIFLLRSGLLPGAWRVGYLVWLAKFAAFHALLADRKRDRIRQLAAGLRDGIMGRGGPR; this is translated from the coding sequence GTGACCAGCGTTGTCGCCGTCGTCGTCACCTACGGGCCGGACGAACGTACCGCTCAGCTACTGCGGGCGCTGGCGCCGCAAGTGGCGCGGATCGTCGTCGTTGACAACGGTTCGCCGCCGGCCGCGCTGGCACAGATCAAGGCTGCGATCGACGACGTCGGGGCTCAGCTTGTCGAGTTGGGCGAGAACACGGGGATCGCTAACGCGCAGAACGTTGGAATCGTGCGCGCTCGGGAGCTTGGGGCTACGCACGTGTTGCTGTCCGATCAAGACTCCCTACCGGCACCGGATATGGTGGAGCGCCTGCTCGATACCCTCCAGTACTACGGCCAAACAGAAAACGGCGCCGCGGAACCTATCGGTGCGGTTGGCCCGTACATCGCTGAGGCGAAGCCGGGCGGTGACGAGCTCGTCTACGTCGATCGGCGGTGGGGCCCGCGCAGAGCCAGCGCCGCGGAGCTCTCCGAACCGCACGTGGACGCCGCGTTTTTGTTGGCGTCCGGCTGCCTGATTCCCGTCGATGTGCTGGCCGACGTCGGGCCGATGAACGCCAACTATTTCATCGATCACGTTGATCTTGAATGGTGCCTGCGCGCCCGCACGAAGGGTTACCGGCTGGTCGTGGACACACGCGCGCGCATCGATCATTCGCTGGGCGATCAGACGGTCCAGCTTCCCGGGCGAGCCCAGCCGGTCCACGTACACGGCCCTGTCCGCTGCTATTACTTAGCACGCAACACTATTTTTCTTCTGCGCTCTGGGTTGCTGCCAGGCGCCTGGCGTGTGGGCTACCTCGTGTGGCTCGCCAAGTTCGCCGCTTTCCACGCGCTTCTTGCAGATCGGAAGCGGGATCGGATTCGCCAGCTCGCAGCAGGTCTGCGGGACGGGATCATGGGCCGCGGCGGGCCGCGCTAA
- a CDS encoding glycosyltransferase, translating to MVDVRVVTVAFNPGQEIEQMADSLPAAFADSKVSWELVVVNNGDSAHVLDELSDRARIIDAGANLGYGGGNNLGARGHDGEWLLFVNPDVTFHPGCVQRLLEVADHYPQAGVFGPKILTPQGAVYPSARRFPRLVAGTGHALFANVWPDNPWSAKYRAVGDANTTHTADWLSGSCLLVRAQDFFAVGGFDREFFMFFEDTMLGEAMERAGRERVFVHDALITHDQGASWRDRPAPMLRAHHESAYKYLARVYSGPCYAPVRLVLKAGLKARLAIQIAGSRANRPQR from the coding sequence GTGGTCGACGTCCGCGTGGTGACCGTCGCGTTCAACCCCGGCCAAGAGATCGAGCAGATGGCCGACTCCCTACCTGCAGCTTTTGCAGATTCGAAGGTGAGTTGGGAGCTCGTCGTCGTCAATAACGGCGATAGCGCGCACGTGCTCGACGAACTGTCCGATCGGGCCCGGATTATCGATGCCGGAGCAAACCTCGGCTACGGTGGCGGCAACAACTTGGGGGCACGCGGGCACGACGGCGAATGGCTGCTTTTCGTCAATCCGGACGTGACATTCCACCCGGGTTGCGTGCAGCGGCTGCTCGAGGTCGCTGACCACTACCCACAAGCGGGCGTATTTGGCCCGAAGATTTTGACTCCGCAGGGGGCCGTTTATCCTTCTGCCCGCAGGTTCCCGCGCCTGGTAGCGGGTACGGGGCACGCACTGTTTGCCAACGTGTGGCCGGACAACCCGTGGTCGGCAAAATATCGGGCGGTGGGAGATGCCAACACTACCCATACCGCAGACTGGCTGTCCGGATCATGCCTGCTGGTCAGGGCGCAGGACTTTTTCGCGGTGGGCGGTTTTGACCGCGAGTTCTTCATGTTTTTTGAAGACACGATGCTGGGGGAGGCGATGGAACGCGCCGGGCGGGAGCGAGTGTTCGTCCACGACGCGCTCATCACCCACGACCAGGGTGCGTCTTGGCGTGACCGGCCTGCGCCCATGCTGCGCGCCCATCACGAATCTGCATATAAATATTTGGCGCGGGTCTATTCGGGTCCGTGTTATGCGCCCGTGCGGCTCGTATTAAAAGCCGGTTTGAAAGCCCGGCTGGCCATTCAGATTGCTGGCTCGCGCGCGAACAGACCCCAGCGCTGA
- a CDS encoding LCP family protein: MDVATPPERRSPAHRKRPPVWGAVLRILILALIGALVTGASAAAMMYHNISTNLVRHDISDFVPAGERPTTPPPVDGARGRPINILVMGSDARTGASDIDGSGAAGEVTGMRSDTTMLVHISADRRRADVVSIPRDTLVDIPSCVLPDGTRTRAQYEAMFNSAFEIGGRTGDVGAAASCTVRTVEELTNIYIDGFVVVDFASFQDVVNTLGGVDVCLSEPVSDSYAGLELDAGCQTLNGEQALGLARARKSLGDGSDISRINRQQQIVGAIVTKALSLNLVGDLPALYGMVESLSAHVETSTSLGSISELAGLAYSLRNISLDDITMVTMPFEPAGHRVVPAYAAGEVWEAIIHDQPLPDIQTQNSAQSPILEGTKTEIEQFQSAVGGGVRLEDS, encoded by the coding sequence ATGGACGTCGCAACGCCGCCAGAGCGCAGGTCGCCTGCTCATCGGAAACGCCCGCCAGTATGGGGCGCGGTTTTGCGCATCCTTATCCTCGCACTCATCGGAGCGTTAGTCACCGGCGCGAGTGCGGCAGCCATGATGTATCACAATATTTCTACGAACCTGGTACGTCACGACATCAGCGACTTCGTCCCGGCCGGCGAACGGCCGACCACACCGCCCCCAGTCGATGGGGCGCGCGGCAGGCCGATCAACATTCTCGTCATGGGCTCCGATGCGCGTACAGGAGCCTCCGATATTGACGGCTCGGGCGCGGCAGGTGAAGTCACCGGCATGCGCTCCGACACCACGATGCTCGTACACATCAGTGCAGATCGGCGGCGCGCCGACGTCGTCTCCATCCCCCGCGACACCCTCGTAGATATCCCCTCGTGCGTCCTCCCCGACGGCACGCGCACCCGCGCTCAATACGAGGCCATGTTCAATTCGGCGTTCGAGATCGGTGGGCGTACCGGCGACGTCGGAGCTGCAGCCAGCTGCACGGTCCGCACCGTCGAAGAGCTCACTAACATTTACATTGACGGGTTCGTTGTGGTCGACTTTGCGTCTTTCCAAGACGTTGTCAACACGCTCGGCGGAGTGGACGTGTGTCTATCCGAACCCGTTAGCGATTCCTATGCTGGCCTTGAGCTCGACGCCGGATGCCAAACCCTCAACGGGGAGCAGGCCCTCGGCCTAGCACGGGCCCGCAAGTCTCTAGGTGACGGCTCGGACATCAGCCGCATCAACCGTCAACAACAGATCGTTGGCGCGATCGTCACCAAAGCGCTGTCGCTCAACCTTGTTGGCGACCTGCCCGCTTTGTACGGCATGGTGGAAAGCCTCAGTGCACACGTCGAAACGTCCACAAGCCTCGGTTCAATCTCCGAGTTGGCAGGCCTGGCGTACTCGCTACGCAATATCTCCCTCGACGACATCACGATGGTGACCATGCCCTTCGAGCCTGCTGGCCACCGTGTCGTGCCCGCATATGCGGCCGGCGAGGTGTGGGAAGCGATCATCCACGACCAACCACTTCCTGATATTCAGACCCAAAATTCTGCGCAGAGCCCTATCCTAGAGGGGACGAAAACCGAAATTGAGCAGTTCCAATCCGCTGTGGGAGGCGGAGTGCGTCTGGAGGATTCATGA
- a CDS encoding LCP family protein has product MTQPPSFEPRRRGTRPSADGAREVGRRSPEQSGAPRRRPVRKSVFDQHESAASSGIDGTQVQPVPGPANAERPPAYPPARRQQAAPAAPAAHATPPPAAPAHRPPSTPPPAAPAKARKRPSIGKTILLLLLILLVSGLAWGFYLYSYGNDRLTKVAALSGKPATPGTTFLIVGSDRRDDAVTDGTEGQRADTIMLLHKPESGKTALVSLPRDTLITYPDSENRGKLNGTYSYGGPEYLVQAVEDLTGLTVDHYVEIGMGGVQNLTDAVGGVELCLDYDVSDELSGLEWTAGCHHADGATALAFSRMRYSDPLGDIGRNERQRQVVSKIIGKALSPSILLNPIAQRNLVGSTADVLTVNEGANLMTVARAGLALRSAIGPNGLMGSPPIESLNHPGPGGSSTVLLAPESEQFWADLRAGTLTHESFASF; this is encoded by the coding sequence ATGACCCAGCCACCTTCTTTCGAGCCGCGTCGCCGCGGAACACGCCCGTCAGCCGACGGCGCTCGTGAAGTGGGCAGGCGCTCTCCAGAACAGTCCGGCGCGCCACGGCGGCGCCCTGTTCGCAAGTCAGTTTTCGACCAGCACGAATCGGCTGCCTCGTCAGGGATTGACGGTACACAAGTACAGCCTGTTCCCGGGCCAGCCAACGCTGAACGGCCGCCTGCCTATCCCCCAGCTCGGCGCCAGCAGGCCGCTCCTGCCGCTCCTGCCGCACATGCCACGCCACCACCGGCCGCGCCCGCTCACCGCCCGCCTAGCACCCCGCCACCTGCGGCTCCCGCGAAGGCTCGCAAGCGGCCCTCAATCGGCAAAACGATCCTGCTTTTGCTTCTCATCCTGCTCGTCAGCGGACTTGCGTGGGGTTTTTACCTGTACAGCTACGGAAACGATCGGCTCACCAAAGTTGCCGCACTATCCGGCAAACCAGCCACCCCGGGAACCACGTTTTTAATTGTTGGTTCTGATCGGCGCGACGACGCCGTCACAGACGGCACCGAAGGGCAGCGAGCCGACACGATCATGCTCCTGCACAAACCAGAATCGGGCAAGACTGCGCTCGTCTCACTTCCACGTGACACGCTCATCACCTACCCGGACAGCGAGAACCGAGGAAAACTCAACGGCACGTATTCCTATGGCGGGCCCGAATACCTCGTGCAAGCCGTCGAAGACCTCACCGGGCTCACAGTCGATCACTATGTAGAAATCGGCATGGGCGGAGTACAAAACCTCACCGACGCCGTGGGCGGAGTTGAACTCTGCCTTGACTACGACGTGTCCGACGAACTCTCCGGCCTCGAATGGACTGCCGGATGCCACCACGCAGACGGCGCCACCGCACTCGCATTTTCCCGGATGCGCTACTCCGATCCGTTAGGCGACATCGGACGGAACGAACGCCAACGCCAAGTCGTCTCCAAAATTATCGGCAAAGCGCTCTCGCCGTCGATCCTGCTCAACCCGATAGCCCAGCGCAACCTCGTCGGCTCCACAGCCGACGTGCTCACCGTCAACGAGGGTGCAAACCTCATGACCGTCGCCCGCGCCGGCCTCGCCCTACGCTCGGCGATCGGCCCGAACGGCCTTATGGGCTCCCCACCCATCGAATCACTCAACCACCCCGGGCCAGGAGGCAGCTCAACCGTGCTCCTCGCCCCCGAATCCGAACAATTCTGGGCGGACCTGCGCGCCGGCACGCTGACACACGAATCTTTTGCGAGCTTCTAG
- a CDS encoding GtrA family protein — MDRLIERLLRGQTWREWLIEFLQFITVGLGSYVVDVGLFNLLAYSGIVNLPGDAPMVAKTISVAISIVFSWVMNRAWTFRNKSDKSTGREFILFLLVNIGGMLIALGCLWVSRFLLNFDSQLADNIAANGVGLVLGTAFRYVCYRYVVFTK, encoded by the coding sequence GTGGACCGCCTGATCGAACGCCTGCTACGCGGGCAAACCTGGCGCGAATGGCTCATCGAGTTCCTCCAGTTCATCACTGTCGGACTCGGCTCGTACGTCGTCGACGTCGGCCTATTCAACCTGCTCGCCTACTCCGGGATTGTGAACCTTCCCGGTGACGCGCCGATGGTTGCCAAAACGATCTCCGTAGCGATCTCCATCGTCTTTTCGTGGGTGATGAATAGAGCGTGGACGTTCCGCAACAAGTCAGATAAATCCACGGGCCGCGAGTTCATCCTCTTCTTACTCGTTAACATTGGCGGCATGCTCATCGCCCTGGGCTGCCTGTGGGTGTCCAGATTCCTACTCAATTTCGATAGCCAACTAGCCGACAACATTGCGGCCAACGGCGTGGGGCTCGTACTCGGCACGGCGTTCCGCTACGTGTGCTACCGGTACGTCGTCTTCACCAAATAA
- a CDS encoding ATP-binding protein, whose amino-acid sequence MRRRAISMTTAAVAVSVLILGIPGMIFALSLAWQQAHTELNDRATAVATIVDRFASEDIYIGETLLTRLAENGNPESAYIDVSYPDGHDVTSDTPEPDDPISQSVVSASGVLVTVSSPRGDVVKTLALMVVGALGLILTAFLVGVLLAMRQSRRISAPLIYIAAAAEQLGAGRVRPHVKQSGIEEIDLISDEIVRSADRMAGRLAKERQFAADAAHQLRTPLTALSMRLEEIQYLSDDDAITEEAEKALEQIDRLGGVVQELMATSQSEAGGTTEAIPLSRAFRRQRDEWSKPFERAGRTLTFAPEFDGAVLATPGSLSQVLATLIENSLKYGAGETTVTAVQSGKSVIIKVRDEGEGVDDDVDDEIFDKGFSTGGSTGIGLAVAKELAELDGGRLELTNKKPAEFTLTLSALPKSLDPDRVLPQGALVALGARRGRR is encoded by the coding sequence ATGCGTCGTCGTGCGATTTCGATGACGACGGCGGCGGTCGCCGTATCCGTGTTGATCTTGGGGATACCGGGAATGATTTTCGCCCTGTCGCTGGCGTGGCAGCAGGCGCACACGGAGCTGAATGATCGGGCGACTGCGGTGGCGACGATCGTTGACCGGTTTGCGTCTGAAGATATTTATATTGGCGAAACGTTGCTGACCAGGCTTGCGGAAAATGGTAATCCGGAGTCGGCGTATATTGACGTGTCGTATCCGGATGGCCACGACGTCACGTCCGACACGCCCGAGCCTGATGATCCGATATCGCAGTCTGTGGTGAGTGCGTCTGGTGTGTTGGTGACGGTGTCGAGCCCGCGGGGCGACGTCGTGAAAACTCTTGCGCTCATGGTTGTGGGTGCGCTGGGGTTGATTCTCACCGCGTTCCTCGTGGGCGTGTTGTTGGCGATGCGTCAGTCGCGGCGAATTTCTGCGCCGCTTATCTATATTGCGGCGGCGGCCGAACAGTTGGGTGCCGGCCGGGTGCGCCCGCACGTCAAACAGTCGGGCATCGAGGAAATTGATTTGATTTCCGATGAGATCGTGCGCAGTGCTGACCGGATGGCTGGCAGGTTGGCGAAGGAACGCCAGTTTGCGGCGGATGCGGCCCACCAGTTGCGTACCCCGCTGACCGCACTATCCATGCGGTTAGAAGAGATCCAATACCTCAGCGACGACGACGCGATCACCGAAGAGGCCGAAAAGGCTCTCGAGCAGATCGACCGCTTGGGCGGCGTCGTTCAAGAACTTATGGCAACCTCGCAATCTGAGGCCGGTGGTACCACTGAAGCGATCCCGTTGAGTCGCGCGTTCCGCCGGCAGCGCGACGAGTGGAGTAAACCTTTCGAACGTGCCGGGCGCACGCTCACCTTCGCCCCGGAATTTGACGGCGCTGTGCTCGCCACGCCGGGGTCGCTTTCACAAGTGCTCGCGACTCTGATCGAAAATTCGCTCAAATATGGTGCGGGGGAAACCACGGTGACGGCCGTCCAGTCGGGTAAGTCGGTCATTATCAAGGTGCGTGATGAAGGTGAGGGCGTGGACGACGACGTCGACGACGAAATCTTCGACAAGGGCTTTTCGACCGGGGGCTCCACTGGGATTGGGCTTGCCGTGGCGAAAGAGCTCGCCGAGTTGGATGGCGGACGGTTAGAACTGACGAACAAGAAACCGGCCGAGTTTACGCTCACGCTGTCCGCGCTACCTAAATCTCTTGATCCCGATCGGGTGCTTCCGCAGGGCGCGCTCGTTGCACTTGGCGCACGCCGAGGCCGGCGTTAG
- a CDS encoding response regulator transcription factor, translating into MAKILLVEDDSAISAPLVRALSREGYDVEPVETGKAALAAMDRGVDLVILDLGLPDMDGLEVARTARSQGKEFPILILTARSEEIDMVVGLDAGADDYVTKPFRLAELMARVRALLRRAAAGEDDSETLQAQDVTIDIDAHRAYVGSKELQLTGKEFDLLTVLLREAGNVVSREALMAEVWGSDSDSSTKKLDMHISWLRRKLGDDVNDPHYITTVRGMGFRFEE; encoded by the coding sequence ATGGCAAAGATTTTACTGGTCGAAGATGACTCAGCAATTTCGGCACCGTTGGTTCGTGCGCTGTCGCGCGAGGGCTATGATGTCGAGCCGGTCGAAACGGGTAAGGCGGCGCTGGCTGCCATGGATAGGGGAGTAGACCTCGTCATCCTTGACCTCGGTTTACCGGACATGGACGGCCTGGAGGTGGCTCGTACTGCACGCAGTCAGGGTAAGGAGTTTCCGATCCTCATTTTGACGGCCAGGTCAGAAGAGATCGACATGGTCGTCGGCCTCGATGCGGGTGCTGACGACTACGTGACTAAGCCTTTCCGCCTGGCTGAGCTTATGGCTCGGGTGCGGGCGCTGTTGCGGCGCGCGGCGGCTGGCGAGGACGATTCTGAAACGTTGCAGGCTCAGGACGTCACGATCGACATCGACGCCCACCGCGCCTATGTTGGCTCGAAGGAACTGCAGCTGACGGGCAAAGAGTTTGATCTGTTGACCGTGCTGCTCAGGGAGGCCGGCAACGTGGTCTCCCGTGAAGCTCTCATGGCAGAAGTGTGGGGCAGTGATTCGGATTCGTCCACGAAGAAGCTGGACATGCACATTTCGTGGTTGCGCCGCAAACTTGGCGACGACGTCAATGACCCCCACTACATTACGACCGTGCGGGGAATGGGTTTCCGCTTCGAGGAGTAG